The sequence GGGGAGCCGGACATTCGCTTGAGTGCCTCACCCATCTCGTCGGTGACCGACCACAGACGGTGCCGGATGACCTCATAGGTAAGCGGGTCGAGGTTGTCGATCTGTTCGTCGGTGACGGTGTGGACTTCCAGCGTCGGCGGAAGGGATCGGGAGAGCGCGTCGGGGTCGACGGGTCGGCTCGAGAAAACCTCGGCGCCGGGAATTTGCATGGTCATCTTCGGTGCTCCTAGTGGGCGACGATGTTGAGGTTGCCGAGACGGTCGACGGTGCCGGTGGTGCCGTGGGGGACGACGACGGTGGTCGTCGGGACCTCGACGATCGCCGGGCCGGACAGTACGTGTCCGGCGAGCAGCTTGCTGTAGTCGTAGACGTCGGTGTCCACGTATCCGATCCGGCCGTTCAGGCAGACCTTGCGGGTGCCGATCCTGGCGGCGGATGCATCGGCGGAGTCCGCGGACTTCAGTTCCGGCAGCGTGGGGGAGAAGGGCAGAATGCCGGTCGCGCGCACCCGGTAGGTAATCGCCTGGATGCCGGCTTCCCGGAATCCGCTGTCCTCTCCGTAGAGTTCGGCGTACCGCTGCTCGAACAGATCCGACGCCTGCGCGATCCCGACTGCGTCGAGGTCTCCGGCCGGGATCGGGGTGGCGACCTCGGCGAGCTGCATGGTGTAGCGCATGTCGATCTCACGCTCGATCTCGACGCTGGTGAACGTCAAGCCCTGTCGGTTGATCTGTTCGAGCACCTGGGTTTCCAGCTGCGAGAAATTGCGCTCGGCGCGGGCGGGGTCGAGGGGCATGGCGGCCGGGTCGGACAGTTCGGCGGCGAGGACGATGTTGGACGACGCGAGACCGTACGCAGAGAAGGCCGAAGCGACCTGGCCGAGCGGAACGATGACCTCCCGGACACCGACCTCGGCGGCGTAGGCCGCGCAGTGGGCTGGGCCGGATCCGCCGAAAGCGTAGAGGACGAAGTTCCGGGGATCGTGGCCGGCCTCGACCACGGTCTTGCGAAGCAGGTCGCCGGTTTGAGCGTTCTGGACCGCGTAGATGGCCGCGGCGGCGTCCTCGATCGACAGACCCAGGGGTTCGGCGATTCTGGTGCGAATCGCTTCGCGCGCAAGGTTTTTGTCGAGCGGTTTACGCCCGCCGAGAAGGCCACGTTCGGGCAGAATTCCGAGCACGAGGTTAGCGTCGGCATTGGTCGGTTCGGTTCCGCCCTGGCCGTAACAGGCCGGGCCGGGGACGGCCTGCGCGCTGTGGGGGCCGATCTGCAGGTTGCCACCCGGGTCGATCCAGGCGATGGCGCCACCGCCGGAGCCGATGGCGTGGACCTCGAGGGTCGGCACGTTGATCGGATGGTGGTTGATGATCGTGCTGGAGGAGCGGACGGGCTCCCCGTCGACGACGAGTCCGACGAGGAAGGTGGTTCCGCCGACGTCGGTGGCGATGATGTTGCGGTGGCCGAGTTGCTTGCCGAGGGAGACGGCGCCCACCACACCGCCGGTCAACACTGATCCGACTGTGCTGATCGCATTCTTCGGTGCCTCCGCGGCGGCGACTGCGCCCCCGTTGCTCTGCATCACCAGCAGAGGTCCCGCGAGTTCGAGCTTGCGCAGCTTGGACTCCAATTCGCCGAGGTAGTCCCGGAGCCCGGGCCCGATCTGAGTGCTCATGATGGTCGTCGCGTTGCGGGCGAACTCGCGGATGCGGGGACTCACCTCGCTCGACAGGGAGACGAACATCGTCGGGTCGATTTCGTGGACGAGTTCGCGGATGCGCTGCTCGTGCGCGGGGTTGCGGAACGACCACAACAGCGAGACCGCGATCCCCGACACCTTCTCGGCGAGGAGCTCGCGGATGGACTCGCGGGCGGAATCCTCGTCGAGGGCGACGACGACGTTGCCGTCCCGGTCGAGCCGTTCGGTCACCTCCAGGGCGTGTTTCTTCGGGACGAGACCGTGGGACTTGCTCTGTCCCATCACATTCTGGAGCTGCTCAGGTGAGCTGCCCAGATAACGTCCTTCGACGTTCATGATGTAGATCGAGTCGCGGTGGCCCTTGGTGGTGAGGAAGCCGACCGGGGGCACGTTGCCCATGACGAGGGCGTTCAGGGACGAGGTGGTGCCGTGAGCGATGTGGTGCGTGTTTGCCAGCATCTCGTCGATCGGGCATCCCAGTTGCTCGGCGAGCACCTCGAGAACGTCGATCACGCCGCGTGAGTAGTCGGGCGGGGTCGAGGGAGCCTTGGCCGCGAGAACAGTGCCGGCGTTGTCGTCCAACACCGCGTCGGTGAACGTGCCACCGACGTCCACTCCGATTACATATGCCATTGCCGCTGTGCTCCTTCGTGCCGGGGGTATGCGACGGGGTGTGAGGTCATCCTCGAACACCTCCTTACGTCAATGTCGAGTATTCGACGTTACTGACGACCTGTCAAGTGCTGAATGTGAGAACGGACACAAACGCGGCTCAGGTCGGCATCGTTGCTCGTGAGGACCCGCCAACCCAAGGCTTGACGAATCGTCATATGCGTCGAATAATCGTCATGAACGTAAATATCCGGCAGTGCGGACCGCGCTCCCACCTGCCATCCCAATCAGAAGGACTACGCCATGGGCATTCACCGCATCGGACTCGTCGTACCGAGCTCGAATGTGACCGTCGAAACGGAAATGCCGGCACTGCTCGGCCGACATGCGGAGGCCCAGTTTTCATTCCACTCGAGCCGCATGCGCATGCAGGCGGTGTCTCCGGAACAACTGCGAGCGATGAACGCTCAACGCGAGCGGTGCATCCTCGAACTCGGTGACGCAGGCGTCGACGCCATCCTCTACGCATGTCTGGTCGCCCTGATGTCAGTGGGACCCGGGGAGCACCAACGCGTGGAAAGCCTGGTCGCCGAGCAACTGGCGACCGGGGGTTCCGACGCAGTGGTCCGCTCCAGCGCGGGCGCCCTCATCGAAGCACTCCACGCCCTCGACGCGAAACGGATCATCCTGGTCACGCCCTACATGCTTCCGCTCGCCGAGCAGGTCGTCGCCTATATCGAGGCGGAAGGCATTGCGGTGTCCGACTGGCGCGCTCTCGAGGTCTCCGACAACGCCGAGGTCGGCTGCATACCCGGCGAACGGGTCATGGAAGCGGCACGATCACTCGACCGCACCGGAGCCGATGCCATGGTGATCTCCGCCTGCGTGCAGATGCCCTCACTCGACCTCGTCCAAAGCGCGGAAGACGAGTTCGGCCTGCCGGTGCTGTCAGCAGCGACCGCCGGCGCCTACAGCCTGCTGCGCGCACTCGACCTCGACGTCGACATTCCCGGAGCTGGAAGTCTGCTGCGCGCCGACGCACCTTCTGCCGCCCGCCAGTAACCGAACCCCTTGGGAGAGTTGACCATGTCCGAACTGCAGCACACCGTCAGAGGCGTTGACCACGTCGCATACCCGACCTTCGATCCTGCCTCAACCGTGAAGTTCTATCGCGACGTTCTCGGGTTCCCGGTCGTACATTCCATCTGCGCCGCCGGCTGGGGCCCGGAAAAACACCCTGACTTCATTCACTTCTTCTTCGACATCGGCAACGACGACCGGCTCGCCTTCTTCTACTACTTCGGCCTCGAACCCTTCGACGGTGGACCACAGGGCGACTCGTACTCCCGCTTCGATGACGACGTGCCCATCTTCTTCATCCGCTCGCGCCATCTGGCCATTCACGTCGACAGCGAGGAGGACCTGACGGAATATCGGCGGCGACTGGACCACAGCGCATGGCCGGTGGAGATGCAGATCCAGCACGAGACGATCGAGTCGATCTACACCCATGACCCCAACGGGTACATGATCGAGATCACCCGGGCGCTGCGTCCGGTCACCCCGCAGGAAGATCTCGACGCGAACCTCACCATCGACGCCCTCGTCGACGTGGTGACCGGCCCCGATCCCAGCATGGCCGCCCTGCTGACTCGCAAGGCGGAACTGATCACCGAACGCGCGGCCGCCTGGCAGCAGGAACAGGAATCGAAGGAGATGGTGACCCGATGACCACCTTGTTCGTCCTCGACGTCCCGGAGAACACCGCGGTCGCCGAAGTCGCCGGTCAGGATCCGGCGGTCACCGTCGACCACGTCGGTCCCTACTTCCGGATCGTCTCCGAGACGGCCATCGTCATCGACCGCCGCGCCACCGGCTGCCGCCACGCCGTCTGGTACAGCAGTGTCGCCGGGCTGGCGCAGTCCCGAATCACGCAGTGGGACAAGGACGCTATGCGGGTCGAGCCGCGATGAGTGCGAGCTCACGGCTGGGCGCCGGCCGGTATATCGACGCTGCTCGAGCTCCCGAGGCCACGGTGACGTCGACGCACGAACTTGCCACCGCCGACGGTGCCAAGGTCTCCGGCGTGCTGCGGGTCGTTCCTGGTGCGCGCACCGTCGTCACCTTGATGCACCCGCGTCAGGATCTGACTCATCACGTGCTCGTTCCCGAACTGCTTGCCCGTGGGTTCGCGGTGTGGACGCAGGGCACCCGGTCGGTCAACAACGACATCGCCCTGGTGCACGAACAGGCGCTGCTGGATGCCGCGGCAGGACAGGTGTTCCTGCGGGAGAAAGGGTTCGAGTACGTCGTCACTCTCGGGCACTCCGGAGGCGGGACCCTCTTCGCGTTCTATCACCAGCAGGCCGCACTACCGGCAGGGGAGCGGTTGACCCGTACCCCTGCGGGACGACCGATCGATCTCCCCGGCGCCGAGATGCCGCTGCCTGACGCGGCGATTTTCATGGCCCCGCACCCCGGACAGGGGGCACTGCTGTTGCGGTTGATCGACCCGTCGGTCACCGACGAGTCGGACCCCCTCGCCGCTGATCCCGACCTCAACCCCTTCGATCCTGCGAACGGTTTCGCCGAACCGCCGCACAGTTCTTCGTATCCACCGGATTTCGTCACCCGCTACCGGGCAGCGCAGCACGACCGCATCGCCCGCCTCGACGCGATCGCCCGTGCACGAGTCGACGAAGCCGCCGATGCGCGTCGTCGATACAAGCGCACCGCGGACCCGGCGGAGCGCCGCGCCGCGCTCGCGCCCCACGTCCTGACCGTGTACCGCACCGACGCGGACCTGAGGTTCACCGACCTGTCCCTGAGCCCGAACGAGCGTCCCTACGGGTCACTGTTCGGCCGGCGACCCGACCTGACCAACTACGGACTCGTGGGCTTCGGACGGTTCGCCACTCCGGACGCCTGGCTGTCTACCTGGTCGGGCCTCAGCAGCAACGCCGACTTCCTCCGCTGTGCTCCCGCAGTCACCGCCCCGACACTTTTCGTCGAACTCACCGGTGATCAGGCGTGCTTCCCCGAGGACGCCACAATGATGGTCGACGCCCTCGGATCGACCGACACAACGCACGTCCGCGTCGCCGGCACCCACTTCGGAGGGCCGATCCGCGACGGCGCCCCCACCGGCGCAAGCCTGGCCGCCGCCGAGATCGGCGCGTGGCTCGAAACCCGCTGCACGTAACGCGTCCCTAGCCACTGATGCATTCACCCTGTCCTGCCTCCGGTGGGACAGCGTGGTCATGTCACTTCGAGCGGAGACACCGATGTCTGCCCGTATCACCCCTGCGGCGCCCGTCGTCGGACTCTGCCTCATGGCACTGGTCCTCGAGGGGTATGACCTTCTGATGTACGGAACAGTGGTCCCCTCACTGTTGAGCTACGACTCCTGGAATCTCGACGCCACCCAGGTGGGAATGCTCGGCTCCCTCGCCGGAGTCGGCATGCTCGTCGGCGCCCTACTCGCCGCGGCCGTCGCCGACCGTTGGGGCCGCCGCCGCACTCTCCTCACCGCCGTCCTCGTCTTCTCCGCGGCGATGGGGGTGTGCGCGTTCGCACCCAGCCCCGAAGTGTTCGGGGTAGGGCGTGTTGCGGTGGGACTCGGGGCCGGTGTCCTGATGCCGACCGCCGCAGCAACATTGATCGAGTTCGCCGAACCCGGTGCTCGGGCCCGGTCGGTGGCGCTCGGGTTCGTCGGCACCAGCATCGGCGGAATACTTGCCGGAGTGCTGTCGCTGTGGCTCGTGCCCGAGTACGGGTTCCGGGCGATGTTCCTGGCCGGGATGGTGCCGGCACTCGTCTTCCTTCCGGTGATGCTCCGATACCTGCCGGAGTCACCGGCCTATCTGAATGCTCGCGGCCGGCATGAGGCCGCGGCGGCGATCGCCGACCGCTATCACCTCCAGCACGCCGCGACCTCCGCTCTGGCCGCGCCCAGCCCCCGACGCGGGCTGCGCGCACTGTTCGGCGCGGACCGCACTGTCGCGACGCTTCTGTTCTGGGGCATGACCCTGGTCTGCTTGCTCGTATTGTTCGGCGTCGCGACCTGGCTTCCCGCGCTCATGAAGTCGGCCGGTTACCCGCTGGGCGCCGCCTTGTCGTTCCTGCTCACCCTGAACGTCGGCGGCGCGGCGGGCGCACTCATCGGTGCCGTACTCGCCGACCGGTACGGCATAAAACACGTCACCGCAACCTTCTTCGTCATTGCCGCAGTCTCTCTGCTGCTCGTCGCCACCGCCCCGCCGCTCGCGGTCATCTATCTACTGGTACTCCTCGCGGGTGTGGGCACGACGGGCACCCAAATCCTGCTCAACACCTTCGTCGGCACCTTCTACCCGGCATCCTGCCGGGCCACCGGGCTCGGCATGGCATTGGGGGTGGCCGGATCGGTGCGATCATCGGCCCCACTTACGGGGGACTTTTCGTCGCACTCGGCGCCGGCACCACCTGGCAACTGCTCGCCTTCGCCGTCCCCGCCGTCGTCGGCGCCGTACTGACGCTGCTCGTACCGCGCCATACCGCAGCCGACGCGGTCATCCCTGTCGCTGAGAACGTTGAACAGAAAGCAGTGTCATGACCATTGATTTCACGGGCCAGGTCGCCATCGTCACCGGGGCCGGCGGTGGACTCGGCCGTGCCCACGCCCACGCCCTCGCAGCCCGCGGCGCTCACGTCGTCGTCAACGACATCGGTGGATCCGCTGACGAAAGCTCCGCCGACAACACTCCGAACACGCCCGCAGACCGGGTCGTCGCCGACATCACCACCCGCGGCGGCTCGGCAATCGCCGACTACGCCGACGTCACCGACTATCCCCAGGTCACCGCCATGGTCGACCGGGCCCTCTCCGCATGGGGCCGGGTCGACATCCTCATCAACAACGCCGGAATTCTGCGAGATGCCAGCTTCCGCAACGCAAACATCGACGACTTCCGCGCAGTCCTCGACGTCCACCTGATGGGTGGCGTGCACTGCAGTAAAGCCGTATGGCCGCACATGATCACCCAAAAGTATGGCCGAATTCTCATGACGACCTCCGCGTCCGGGATCTACGGCAACTTCGGGCAAGCGAACTACGCCGCAGCCAAATCGGCGCTCGTCGGCCTGATGAACGTGCTCGCGATCGAGGGACAATCCAAGGGCATTCGAGTCAATGCGCTGGCGCCCCTCGCGACGACTTCCATGACCGAATCGATTCTCGACGTCACGGCCGCCGAACTTCTGACTCCGGATTCGATTACGCCCGGTGCGCTGTTCTTGGTCTCCGAGGATGCACCGACCAAGACGATCCTCGGCGCCGGCGGTGGAACGTTTGCGGTCAGCCGCATGCTCGAAGCCCACGGCGTCTTCCTCCCCGCGGATGCCAGAACCCCCGAAGACGTTGCCCGTCACTGGCCTCAGATCAACGACTCGACGGCGCAGTCGGGCACCGACAGCACTGCCGCCCAGATTCAGCACTTCGTCGAATCCGCAATCCGGGCCACACCCGAGAGATGAGACTGCTACCCGCAGTGACCAGTCGTACTCAACCTCCGGTTGGTCTGGACAAGTTGCCATTCCGTTTGCTGCTCGAGGCGGTCGAGTTGGGCGGAGTCGAGTCGGTCGCAGACGAAATTCCAGTGCACCGCCACACGATCGCCGACGGCGAGATCGGGGACGAAGGCTCCCTCGGGCACCGTGTAGTCGGCGGGCACTTCCCGGTCGGGTCCGAGGAAGAGCTGCCCGTGCTCGAACATCAGCGGTCGTGAACGGACCACTGCCCGGTCTGCCGTGAACCCCACCACCGCGCCCCAGCTGATCCGGCACGAGTCGAGGATGTGCAGCGGTTGCGGCATCCCCGTGTCGAGTAGCCGCGACCACGGGTAGACGCCCAAGACATGGAAATTGTGTGTCGGAGCCGCTTCGACGAGGAGCTTCCCGGTCAGGTGTTTCCAGTAGTGTCCCGCTGTCGACGCCAGCCGCCCGAGGAGGGTTGCGCCGAACTGGGCTCGGTCTATGCGGTCGATCAGGTCGTCGGCCGTCCAGTAGGCGCGGACCACCCGCTCGTCCAGGGGGTCGAGGGTCTGAAGGCCGTCGCAGCCCCCCGCGTGGTCAACCATCCACCGAAAGGGCAGTGACGGTGACGGCATCCCGCGACAGGAGGTCACAGTCGGCCTTGGGGGTCAACAGACTCTGGGCGGTGGAGAACCCATCGACGTAGAAGACGTCGGAGTTGGCTGACGGTGAACTTGTAACTGGCGGCCGAGGAAGAAGAAGCCACCGCCGAGCTAGCACTGTTCTGGCTCAGGTGGGGGAGAGGATGGCGCTGTGGTCGGCGATGATGCGGGCGACGAGGTCGCGGCCGGTCCCGTGGTCGAGGGGCAGGGGTGTGGTGGTCGGGTCGATTGCCAGTTCTGGGTGAGGTGTGATCGCTGGGTCGGTGGTGAGTATCCAGGCGAGGGTGTCTTCGTTGTGCCGGGGCCGGTAGGCGAGTCCGTCGAGGTCGGGGTCGGCGGTACGAATGGCGTTGGCCCACCGCCGGGTTAAGACGTAGTGCCGGGCTTCGCATTTGGTGAGCCACAGGTCGTGGCCAACCGCTGAGAGGTGCGGTCCGTGGAGTGCGGCGACGGTGAGGGTGCGGGTGACGGTAAGCGCGGTCAGGGTGCGGCCTGCCACTGCGGAGGCGGGCACAATCCGAGCGACGGTGGGATCGAGTGGTAGGTCCCGGCAGATGGTTTCGGCGATCGCACCGTCGGGGCTATCGGCGATATAGAGGTAGGCGTAGCTGCCGTCGAGAGAGTCGAACCGGCCACCGGCGAGCTCGTCGGGCTGCGCGGTCGGGTTCGGGGCGTGCGGGGCGCGGTGGCTGCTGTGCACCCGCCACACCACCGTTCCAGTAGTGAGCACGCTCCGATGCGCCGGCCCGAGTAACCCTCCGGCCGGTGGTTCGATGTTCGGCATCAGTCGGGCAGCACCGCGGCGGCGAGCCGCTCGAGCTTTTGGCCGGACGCGGGGTCCGGGTCGGCCGCGAGGTCGGCCGGGGTCTGCCCCTCGCGCAGGCGGGTGGAGGGGGTCAGCCACCATGACGCCACCCCCCACGGGTCGGCGGCCGCACCGAGCGTGGTGTTGACAGACGCGACGGTCTCGCGGACCGACGCCGTGGCCTCGTCGAACTGGAATGCCGGGTACCGGTAGCTGTTGCCGACGGGGAGGGCGACGACCTTGCCTGTGGTGCGAAGCCTCGAGGCGACGGTGCGGTCTGATGCCGGTCGGCGTAGGGCGGCGGCGACCTGGCCGGCGGTGAGCATCGGGTGGTCGAGGATGTGCCGGCGGGCGGCTTGCTCTATTTCAGCCTGGGCGATGGCGTCGTCGACGAGGTCGGCGCCGATCCGGGCGGCTTGGGTGCGGTCGGTGAGGGTCGGTGCCATCGCCAGCAGAGCGGTCACCTGATTGCGGACCAGGTGCATCTCGGGGCGTGCGGCGAGTTCGGAGGCGACGACGTCGATGAGTTCGGGGGTCGACAGATCCGACAAACGGCGCCGCTCGTCCAGCGACACGGTGGCGTGCGGGCGGTCGTCGGCACGGGTGTAGCGGCCGGTCAAGGTGTCTCGGCGCAGCCGGTAGCCGGCCACCTTGTGCTGTCGCCTGGGAGAGATCGATCGGTGGGTCGACATCCGCACTCCTTGCTACGTTTGCACCGATATATTACACCGTTGCTTCCGTTGCGGCGAGGAGTGGGGCGCGCGGTTGACCACCGTCCACTCAGTCGGGTCGATGCCACACCCGAGAGATGAAACTGCTACCCGCAGTGACCAGTCGTACTCAACCTCCGGTTGGTCTGGACAAGTTGCCATTCCGTTTGCTGCTCGAGGCGGTCGAGTTGGGCGGAGTCGAGTCGGTCGCAGACGAAATTCCAGTGCACCGCCACACGATCGCCGACGGCGAGATCGGGGACGAAGGCTCCCTCGGGCACCGTGTAGTCGGCGGGCACTTCCCGGTCGGGTCCGAGGAAGAGCTGCCCGTGCTCGAACATCAGCGGTCGTGAACGGACCACTGCCCGGTCGGCCGTGAACCCCACCACCTCGCCCCAGCTGATCCGGCACGAGTCGAGGATGTGCAGCGGTTGCGGCATCCCCGTGTCGAGTAGCCGTGACCACGGGTAGACGCCGAAGACATGGAAATTGTGGGTCGGCGCCGCTTCGACGAGGAGCTTCCCGGTCAGGTGTTTCCAGTAGTGTCCCGCTGTCGACGCCAGCCGCCCGAGGAGGGTTGCGCCGAACTGGGCTCGGTCTATGCGGTCGATCAGGTCGTCGGCCGTCCAGTAGGCGCGGACCACCCGCTCGTCCAGGGGGTCGGCGATGCCCGCGAGTTCGGCGATCACCTGCTGATACGGCCAGGCGCCGCTGAACTGCCGTGCTATCGAGAGCACATCGACGTCGGTGGCCAGACCGCACGCGAGCGCCTGCAGTCGCTCGGAACCCGGAGGGCCGCAATACCCGAGCGCATTCGGGGCGTGCGCGTATTGCGCGAACAGGCGGTGCCCCGGCAGCACCGAATGTTCGAGCGACACCATGGCAGTCAGGCTCGCTGCCCGAGCAGCTGCGCGGTCTCGCGGTGCAACCGGCCGAAGTTGTAGTAGGCGGCGCAGGCGCCCTCAGGGGAGACCATGCAGGTACCGATGGGTGTCTCCGGTGTACAGGCCGTCCCGAACACCTTGCACTCCCAGGGCTTGATGACACCCTTGAGTACCTCACCGCACTGGCATGCCTTCGGGTCGGCGACGCGGATGCCCGGC comes from Rhodococcus oxybenzonivorans and encodes:
- a CDS encoding hydantoinase/oxoprolinase family protein, encoding MAYVIGVDVGGTFTDAVLDDNAGTVLAAKAPSTPPDYSRGVIDVLEVLAEQLGCPIDEMLANTHHIAHGTTSSLNALVMGNVPPVGFLTTKGHRDSIYIMNVEGRYLGSSPEQLQNVMGQSKSHGLVPKKHALEVTERLDRDGNVVVALDEDSARESIRELLAEKVSGIAVSLLWSFRNPAHEQRIRELVHEIDPTMFVSLSSEVSPRIREFARNATTIMSTQIGPGLRDYLGELESKLRKLELAGPLLVMQSNGGAVAAAEAPKNAISTVGSVLTGGVVGAVSLGKQLGHRNIIATDVGGTTFLVGLVVDGEPVRSSSTIINHHPINVPTLEVHAIGSGGGAIAWIDPGGNLQIGPHSAQAVPGPACYGQGGTEPTNADANLVLGILPERGLLGGRKPLDKNLAREAIRTRIAEPLGLSIEDAAAAIYAVQNAQTGDLLRKTVVEAGHDPRNFVLYAFGGSGPAHCAAYAAEVGVREVIVPLGQVASAFSAYGLASSNIVLAAELSDPAAMPLDPARAERNFSQLETQVLEQINRQGLTFTSVEIEREIDMRYTMQLAEVATPIPAGDLDAVGIAQASDLFEQRYAELYGEDSGFREAGIQAITYRVRATGILPFSPTLPELKSADSADASAARIGTRKVCLNGRIGYVDTDVYDYSKLLAGHVLSGPAIVEVPTTTVVVPHGTTGTVDRLGNLNIVAH
- a CDS encoding maleate cis-trans isomerase codes for the protein MGIHRIGLVVPSSNVTVETEMPALLGRHAEAQFSFHSSRMRMQAVSPEQLRAMNAQRERCILELGDAGVDAILYACLVALMSVGPGEHQRVESLVAEQLATGGSDAVVRSSAGALIEALHALDAKRIILVTPYMLPLAEQVVAYIEAEGIAVSDWRALEVSDNAEVGCIPGERVMEAARSLDRTGADAMVISACVQMPSLDLVQSAEDEFGLPVLSAATAGAYSLLRALDLDVDIPGAGSLLRADAPSAARQ
- a CDS encoding VOC family protein, translated to MSELQHTVRGVDHVAYPTFDPASTVKFYRDVLGFPVVHSICAAGWGPEKHPDFIHFFFDIGNDDRLAFFYYFGLEPFDGGPQGDSYSRFDDDVPIFFIRSRHLAIHVDSEEDLTEYRRRLDHSAWPVEMQIQHETIESIYTHDPNGYMIEITRALRPVTPQEDLDANLTIDALVDVVTGPDPSMAALLTRKAELITERAAAWQQEQESKEMVTR
- a CDS encoding alpha/beta hydrolase, whose translation is MSASSRLGAGRYIDAARAPEATVTSTHELATADGAKVSGVLRVVPGARTVVTLMHPRQDLTHHVLVPELLARGFAVWTQGTRSVNNDIALVHEQALLDAAAGQVFLREKGFEYVVTLGHSGGGTLFAFYHQQAALPAGERLTRTPAGRPIDLPGAEMPLPDAAIFMAPHPGQGALLLRLIDPSVTDESDPLAADPDLNPFDPANGFAEPPHSSSYPPDFVTRYRAAQHDRIARLDAIARARVDEAADARRRYKRTADPAERRAALAPHVLTVYRTDADLRFTDLSLSPNERPYGSLFGRRPDLTNYGLVGFGRFATPDAWLSTWSGLSSNADFLRCAPAVTAPTLFVELTGDQACFPEDATMMVDALGSTDTTHVRVAGTHFGGPIRDGAPTGASLAAAEIGAWLETRCT
- a CDS encoding MFS transporter, translated to MSARITPAAPVVGLCLMALVLEGYDLLMYGTVVPSLLSYDSWNLDATQVGMLGSLAGVGMLVGALLAAAVADRWGRRRTLLTAVLVFSAAMGVCAFAPSPEVFGVGRVAVGLGAGVLMPTAAATLIEFAEPGARARSVALGFVGTSIGGILAGVLSLWLVPEYGFRAMFLAGMVPALVFLPVMLRYLPESPAYLNARGRHEAAAAIADRYHLQHAATSALAAPSPRRGLRALFGADRTVATLLFWGMTLVCLLVLFGVATWLPALMKSAGYPLGAALSFLLTLNVGGAAGALIGAVLADRYGIKHVTATFFVIAAVSLLLVATAPPLAVIYLLVLLAGVGTTGTQILLNTFVGTFYPASCRATGLGMALGVAGSVRSSAPLTGDFSSHSAPAPPGNCSPSPSPPSSAPY
- a CDS encoding SDR family NAD(P)-dependent oxidoreductase, translating into MTIDFTGQVAIVTGAGGGLGRAHAHALAARGAHVVVNDIGGSADESSADNTPNTPADRVVADITTRGGSAIADYADVTDYPQVTAMVDRALSAWGRVDILINNAGILRDASFRNANIDDFRAVLDVHLMGGVHCSKAVWPHMITQKYGRILMTTSASGIYGNFGQANYAAAKSALVGLMNVLAIEGQSKGIRVNALAPLATTSMTESILDVTAAELLTPDSITPGALFLVSEDAPTKTILGAGGGTFAVSRMLEAHGVFLPADARTPEDVARHWPQINDSTAQSGTDSTAAQIQHFVESAIRATPER
- a CDS encoding DUF6390 family protein; the encoded protein is MVDHAGGCDGLQTLDPLDERVVRAYWTADDLIDRIDRAQFGATLLGRLASTAGHYWKHLTGKLLVEAAPTHNFHVLGVYPWSRLLDTGMPQPLHILDSCRISWGAVVGFTADRAVVRSRPLMFEHGQLFLGPDREVPADYTVPEGAFVPDLAVGDRVAVHWNFVCDRLDSAQLDRLEQQTEWQLVQTNRRLSTTGHCG
- a CDS encoding RES family NAD+ phosphorylase, whose amino-acid sequence is MPNIEPPAGGLLGPAHRSVLTTGTVVWRVHSSHRAPHAPNPTAQPDELAGGRFDSLDGSYAYLYIADSPDGAIAETICRDLPLDPTVARIVPASAVAGRTLTALTVTRTLTVAALHGPHLSAVGHDLWLTKCEARHYVLTRRWANAIRTADPDLDGLAYRPRHNEDTLAWILTTDPAITPHPELAIDPTTTPLPLDHGTGRDLVARIIADHSAILSPT
- a CDS encoding DUF6390 family protein, whose protein sequence is MVSLEHSVLPGHRLFAQYAHAPNALGYCGPPGSERLQALACGLATDVDVLSIARQFSGAWPYQQVIAELAGIADPLDERVVRAYWTADDLIDRIDRAQFGATLLGRLASTAGHYWKHLTGKLLVEAAPTHNFHVFGVYPWSRLLDTGMPQPLHILDSCRISWGEVVGFTADRAVVRSRPLMFEHGQLFLGPDREVPADYTVPEGAFVPDLAVGDRVAVHWNFVCDRLDSAQLDRLEQQTEWQLVQTNRRLSTTGHCG